CACTGTACTACGTCGTGAAGCGCCTCTAAGCTACTCAAACTCCGGCCGCCGCTTCTCCAAGAACGCGGCGACCCCTTCCTCGTGGGCGTCGGTGTCGTAGGCGAGTGTCTGTGCGTGCGCCTCGCGTTCGAGGCCGTCGGCCCACGACCGGCCGAGGTTCGCGTGTATCGCTTCCTTCGCCAGCGCGAGCGTCTCCGTCGGCTGTGCGGCGAGCGTCTCTACCGTCTCGTCTACGGTGGCGTCGAGTTCGGCGGCGGCGACCGCCTCGTTCACGAGGTCGAGTTCGGCGGCGCGCTCGGCCGAGACGAGTTTCCCGGTGAAGGCGAGTTCCTTCGCGGCCCGGAGGCCGACCAACCGGGGGAGCGTCACCGTCGCGCCCGCGTCGGGGACGAGACCGACGTTGACGAAGGACGCGCCGAAGCGAGCGTCGCGGGTGGCGTAGGCGAAGTCGCAGGCGGCGACGACGGAGGTCCCCGCGCCCACGGCGTCGCCGTTGACGCGGGCGACGACCGGCACCGGAGCGGTGAGAATCGCCTCGGCGACGCGGCCGAGGGTGCCGCGGACGCGCTCGTAGGCCTCGCGGGCGGTCTCGTCGCGCTCTGCCATCGCCTGAATGTCGCCGCCGGCGCTGAAGGCGTCGCCGTCGCCGGTTATCACCGCGGCGTCGAACGCCTCGGGCGTCAGTTCTTCGAGCGCCGCCGAGAGCTCTCGAGCCACGTCGGCGGTGAACGCGTTTTTCGCCTCGGGTCTGTCGAACGTCACGGTCCGGACGCCGTCGGCGTCGTCGACTCGCATACCCGCGCTACGGGGACGCGGGGTAAATAGCCTCGCCGGCTGACCGCCGGGCGAGTCGAGCGGGTCGACGACGCCCCCGGCTCACTCAAGCAGCGCCCCGAACACCGACTGTTGCGCCCGGCGGAGCCGTTCGAGGAACGCCGACTTGCTGATTCCGAGTTCGTCCGCCACGTCCCGAGCCGTGATGCTCCGGGGGAGGTCGAAGTACCCCATCTCGACGGCCGCCCGGAGGGCGGCTTCCTGCGCGGGCGTGAGGTCCCACGCTCGACCGATGGGCGATTCCTCGTCCGCCCGAAGCGGGTAGACGCGCTGGAGTTGGATACCGACGGTGCCGCCGGCCGTCTCCATCACGCCGCGGAGTACGTCGTAGCCGACGACCGCCCCGCGCATCGTCGCGCCGCCGTCGTCGTACCGCATCGACTCGACGAGGAAGCCGGCGTCGACGAGCTCGTGGACGACGCAGGAGTGTTTCGAGAGACAACGGAAGGTGTACGTGTCGTCGCCGCGGGTGACGTGGAGGTAGCGGATGGCGTCGTCGTCGTCGAGGGCCTCGGGGAGCCGGTCGTCCGCTGGAGCCGAAAAATGGAGCAGGACGTTGCCGTCGGCGCGGAGTTGCGGCGCGTTCGCGTCGACCGCGACGGGGACCGCGTCGGTCGCCCGCGCCAGCGGGCAGTCGTCGCCGTCGATGCGAAACTCGGCCACCAAGCACTCCGCTATCATCTGCGTGTGGGTACGCGACAGTAATATAAAAAGGCAGGTCATGGACGGGTCAATTCGTAAGTAGTCATAGATGATAGTTCCTGATAGACCAATGGACCTCGAAACCGTCAAAGAACGGGCGGGCCCGCGGCAGTTCGCTCCGAAGGACGACATGCCAGAGGAGTACCGCAAGGCCGCGACGCGGATGATTCAGTTCCACGCGAACAGCGAGGTGATGGGCGGGTACCTCGAAAAGCCGTTCATCCGGCAAGCGCCGAGCATCGACCGAAAGCTGGCGTTCTCGGCGAAGGTGCAGGACGAAATCGGCCACGCGCAACTGCTCTACCGCGCCGCCGAGTCCCTCGGCATCAAGACGCGCGACGAGATGCTGGACGAACTCGCCCGCGGCGACGGCAAGTTCCTCAACTGCTTCCACTACCCGATGGAGTCGTGGCACGAGGTGCCGATGATAGCGTTCTTCGTCGACGGCGCGGCCATGCACCGGCAGGCGACGCTCAAGAACACGTCGTGGACGCCGTACGCCCACGCGATGGACAAAGTGTGCTTCGAGGAGGGCTTCCACGTCAAACACGGCGAATCCATCCTCTCCGAGTTGATGAACGGGTCGAAGGCGACCCAAGAGAAGACGCAGGCCGCCTTCGAGACGTGGTGGCCGCGCATCATCCAGTTCTTCGGCCCGACCAACGACAAGTCCGTCCACAACGACTTCGCGCAGGAGGTCGGCCTGAAGACGAAGTCCAACGACGAACTTCGCGACACCTTCCTCGACACCTACGTCCCGAAAGCGGAGAAGTACGGCCTC
This genomic stretch from Haloferax volcanii DS2 harbors:
- a CDS encoding enoyl-CoA hydratase/isomerase family protein, yielding MRVDDADGVRTVTFDRPEAKNAFTADVARELSAALEELTPEAFDAAVITGDGDAFSAGGDIQAMAERDETAREAYERVRGTLGRVAEAILTAPVPVVARVNGDAVGAGTSVVAACDFAYATRDARFGASFVNVGLVPDAGATVTLPRLVGLRAAKELAFTGKLVSAERAAELDLVNEAVAAAELDATVDETVETLAAQPTETLALAKEAIHANLGRSWADGLEREAHAQTLAYDTDAHEEGVAAFLEKRRPEFE
- a CDS encoding helix-turn-helix domain-containing protein; the encoded protein is MIAECLVAEFRIDGDDCPLARATDAVPVAVDANAPQLRADGNVLLHFSAPADDRLPEALDDDDAIRYLHVTRGDDTYTFRCLSKHSCVVHELVDAGFLVESMRYDDGGATMRGAVVGYDVLRGVMETAGGTVGIQLQRVYPLRADEESPIGRAWDLTPAQEAALRAAVEMGYFDLPRSITARDVADELGISKSAFLERLRRAQQSVFGALLE
- the paaA gene encoding 1,2-phenylacetyl-CoA epoxidase subunit PaaA, with the translated sequence MDLETVKERAGPRQFAPKDDMPEEYRKAATRMIQFHANSEVMGGYLEKPFIRQAPSIDRKLAFSAKVQDEIGHAQLLYRAAESLGIKTRDEMLDELARGDGKFLNCFHYPMESWHEVPMIAFFVDGAAMHRQATLKNTSWTPYAHAMDKVCFEEGFHVKHGESILSELMNGSKATQEKTQAAFETWWPRIIQFFGPTNDKSVHNDFAQEVGLKTKSNDELRDTFLDTYVPKAEKYGLVVPEYPRIEYDEELDTYHVNEDDLNWDEFWTIAKNASDGSHEQINSRAKAQAAVEWVRESMHSWEGASGAETPQAAD